Genomic window (Vigna radiata var. radiata cultivar VC1973A chromosome 1, Vradiata_ver6, whole genome shotgun sequence):
TAATAAACCTTTGGTTCAAGATTCTAATGTGCAAGATGCAAGAGCAGATAAATTtgcataaaacaaattaatttgtataatatgTAGAATTTGGAGAGTGCACTTAATCAAAATTTGCAACCTTTTATGAGACAACATGATGACGAGAATATGGTAAAAAATTTCCTCAATGAACTAATTGGTTCAAACTCAAATACACTAGAAGAagcaaataatttttaaagtattgTTATGGCTTTGCAGAATAGTTTTTATGCTCTTATTGAAGAGGAATCTATAATGCCTAAATCTCAAAAAGATGATAGAAATTGCAAATGTTTTGAATGATTGTgataagaataatgatattgCTAATACTCAAACTTCAAGGAaacaaatgttataattaaaCTATACATCACCCCTTTAGACGAAGtaattgagttttgattacaACATTTTGTTGTGATATGCTTTGCATTACAAAAATATGGATCCCAAGAAAATGTATTGCaagaaaataagtaaaacaGAAGATATAATATGAACAGATCATAtcatataatacaaaattagaTTATAAAAGTTTACAATGATCAAAGACTTTAAATTATACTGATTAGACAATATATGTCCATAAGAGACAATATacgtaaataatatattaacactCTACAATGCTGGTCTGAAgactatatatttaattaattatgcaaaatgaatgtaatttttttaaatgtttattttttttttaaattaatgaaaaaagattgtgcaaaagaaaaaaaataaactttttgagATTTTGGATCCAACAATAATTAACctcacttttatatatttttatttataataaaaaatttaaaatttatgtcgttttctaaaactattttgatttaaaaaaataattaaaaaagattgaCATGACTCATACATATTTCCagttacaataaaaaatcaagaattttataaaagaacGGTGTttctatttgatatttttaattttggaatttttatattttttctatttttaaatattttgaagggACACTAAAAATGCGGACGGCTGTAGTGACACcagaaagtaaaaaaagaaacttttttatatattttttaattttttaaaaaaatggtgtgTATATGAAAAATTGGGATGCCAAATACTAAAATGGATGGAGGTATAAAAGTAAGATATggattataaaactaaaataaaaacgcaaactaaaaaaaataagggtGTTGATTCCTGCACCTTCACCTGTTTGGACCTCCACCTCCTCAtcctacttttattttttcttttttttatttatatttttatttattatttatattcctattatatcctttagtaaaatttaatttatagattaattttaattctaatatctTATAAAGAAATCTAAATTTTTCTTCTCACGTTCTGCTCTCTCTGGTTTTTCTGTGCTGGAGAGGTATGTAATTTactgttaaaaatataaaccctTAAAAGGATTTGATTATCCGttaacggatgtcaacatccgtttaaggtgAAACGGATGTCCGACATCCGTTAAGGTCTGTCTTCTTCCTCCtacgcacacacacacagacgTCTACCAGAAACTTCACAACACAAAGCAAAACAACAATCGCGCAGAgcaaaaatcaattcaatcttaaaccctaaatcacaTACATTTGCAAACCATGAAATCAAGCGCAACGAAAACTAACCTCTCGACGGCAGAAACCAAACGAATCGCCGCACCACCGCGCCGCATCGTCGTACACACCTGCCGCACACTCAAGTCGCACCGTCGCACACACCACACCGCATCGCCACCGCTGCAAGGCAGCACACACCCACAGAGCCACGACCACCGTGCCGCACACACTCACACCGCATTACAGAGCCACAACCACCGTGCCGCACCGCCGCACACAATCACCGGACCGCCACACACAACCGCCGGAGATGACtggaaaagttgaaaacttttgaaaaatgaaagGTGGAAGGTGGGGGAGATGACtggaaaagttgaaaacttttgaaaaatgaaagGTGGAGGGTGGGGTCTGAATGCAAAGAGGAAGGGGAGGTGGTACTCTTTCGAAAGTTTCAAAAGTCTGTCAAAATAAAACTGAAGtagaaagtaaagtaaaaattagGATTACTTTTTAAgaaggttaaaaaagtaaaaataaaaaataaaaaaagatttgttttgtaattaatgaaaataaaaaaaaaaattgagaggtAGAACTCCAAAAGGTGGAGGTGAAAGAATCAACGCCCAAAAGGTAATTAGATGCATGTTGTTAAAATGTGGCTGCAAACAGTCATAAAGTGCTACTGTCGTGGGGTGTAGCGCGTAAACATGGTGATCTGAGAAGTAAAACTTGGTGTGAGCAAAAAGTAGACCGGTCCAACTTAATACACCGTCTTCTCTTCATCAAAAGTGCGACTTCCCTCCTCTTTTTCTCATTCAATGTCATATCATTAGCCACCTCTCAACTAATTCTCGTTCCGCGCTGGGCACGCAAAAGCGATTAAGGACATACAAGTGAGTGAGGTCAAGAAACATTACTGTAGTGGAGAGGGGTCGGTTGGGCCGATCGGACCAAGCGCAGTGGAGATGGGCCGGTCGGGCCGACCGGTGCGGGGCGAGTAGAAGTGAGGTTGTAGGAGCATTGATGTGCCTTGATGGAGATGTAACGGAAGATGTagcaaatcaatgaaattaatggtCAGTTACGAATGTGCAGTCTATAAATAAGAATAGCAGGACAGGTAAAGTAATCTTGAATCTAATCTAAATTGGCCTAGCTAATTGATCCATTatctgacttgggcgtcggagtgttcTCTTTGCAGGACCTCCTGGTTGATCTTCAAAAGACATCATTAAGACGAACAGGTCGGGCGGTCGGAAGCTGGTCTAAAGGGTTGGTTCGGTCTCGGGCTCTAACACCGAAACATTTGGCGCCCACCATGGGGCCCGAAATTGTGATTTACCCAGAAACGAACACAATGGCTAAGCAGTTACAGTTGCAGGTTCTACAAGAGATGCAGAGACAGATGCAGGAGATGAGGGCGGAGATAGCGGCTCTGCGAGCGGAGCGAGAGAACGGGGTAGGGGAACCCTCGGTGCGATCGGTGAATGTGCAGACAGTCCATTCTGGGGATGAGGAGGTCATTCGGCGGCCATCGGTGGAGGAGGTGGGAGAAGCCGTTGGAGGGGAAGTTGTAGGAAGGGGTCGAG
Coding sequences:
- the LOC106758704 gene encoding protein argonaute 3-like; its protein translation is MGPEIVIYPETNTMAKQLQLQVLQEMQRQMQEMRAEIAALRAERENGVGEPSVRSVNVQTVHSGDEEVIRRPSVEEVGEAVGGEVVGRGRGRGTDRGEGPAGRGAGRGDGPNGRGIGRGEGLNGRGRGRDVQGRGRGRGEENIGRDQENPERHREFAGQNQQFEEVLEGED